From one Dyella sp. 2HG41-7 genomic stretch:
- a CDS encoding GNAT family N-acetyltransferase, whose translation MMRIVSGDLDDPRVVRLLNIHVTTARAETARDSAHALDIDALRSPDIRFWAAWNTDELLAVGALRQLSAELGEVKSMHTAHAARRLGAGSAMLRHIIDAAANMGLSRLALETGSWDYFIPARAFYKRHGFVECPPFGDYVADPNSVFMTLALNQAKSD comes from the coding sequence ATGATGCGAATTGTTTCGGGCGACCTCGATGATCCGCGCGTTGTCCGCCTACTGAATATCCACGTGACAACCGCCCGCGCGGAAACCGCACGAGACAGCGCTCATGCGTTGGATATCGATGCGTTGCGGTCGCCGGATATTCGCTTTTGGGCCGCGTGGAACACCGACGAACTTCTCGCCGTCGGCGCACTGCGACAACTGTCCGCGGAACTGGGCGAAGTGAAATCCATGCACACGGCGCATGCGGCTCGCCGTCTTGGCGCGGGCAGCGCGATGCTTCGCCACATCATCGACGCCGCCGCGAACATGGGTTTGTCGCGCTTGGCGCTTGAAACGGGTTCGTGGGATTACTTCATTCCCGCACGTGCGTTTTACAAGCGCCATGGTTTCGTGGAATGCCCGCCGTTTGGCGACTATGTGGCGGACCCGAACAGCGTCTTTATGACGCTGGCATTGAACCAAGCGAAAAGCGACTAA
- a CDS encoding DUF3247 family protein has product MGRRAEHVYIDADDIAMLEKRVDELAVNAAVRIVKNDGEVIEGVVSVTPTVQVFLDSHDIEGMNSVVRLIDQDRPDWDGLIWLGDIRDVKHLDSVRTGTSRA; this is encoded by the coding sequence ATGGGACGCAGAGCCGAACACGTTTATATCGATGCCGACGATATCGCCATGCTGGAAAAGCGCGTGGACGAATTGGCGGTCAACGCCGCCGTGCGCATCGTCAAAAACGATGGCGAAGTGATTGAAGGCGTCGTCAGCGTTACGCCGACCGTGCAGGTGTTTTTGGATTCGCACGACATAGAAGGCATGAACAGCGTCGTGCGGCTTATCGATCAGGATCGCCCGGATTGGGATGGGTTGATCTGGTTGGGAGATATTCGCGACGTCAAACACCTGGATTCGGTGCGGACGGGAACCAGCAGGGCGTAG
- the ald gene encoding alanine dehydrogenase produces MRIGVPKEIKNHEYRVGLVPSSVQELVHNGHQVMVQKDAGIGAGLSDADYVAAGATIVESADQIFAEADMIVKVKEPLAVERKKLRKGQILFTYLHLAPDAEQTHDLIASGAICIAYETVTANNGSLPLLTPMSEVAGRLAPQVGAHALEKAQGGRGILLGGVPGVPAAEVVILGGGVSGTHAATIAVGMGAKVTVVDRSPDALKRLATQFGTSISTVFSTRAALEELVPRADLLIGTVLVPGAAAPKLVSRAMVQTMKKGSVIVDVAIDQGGCVETSHATTHSDPTYVVDDVVHYCVANMPGAVARTSTFALNSVTLPFTLSLANNGWKKALSQDVHLRNGLNVFEGKVTCEPVAQAHNLPYVKAETVLGM; encoded by the coding sequence ATGCGTATCGGTGTGCCGAAAGAAATCAAAAATCATGAATATCGCGTGGGCCTGGTCCCCTCGTCCGTGCAGGAACTGGTGCATAACGGCCATCAGGTGATGGTCCAGAAGGATGCCGGCATCGGCGCTGGCTTGTCGGATGCGGACTACGTGGCCGCTGGCGCGACGATCGTCGAATCGGCCGACCAGATCTTTGCCGAAGCCGACATGATCGTAAAGGTGAAGGAACCCCTCGCCGTGGAGCGCAAGAAGCTCCGCAAGGGCCAGATCCTCTTCACCTACCTGCACTTGGCGCCCGATGCGGAACAGACGCACGACCTGATCGCCTCCGGCGCGATCTGCATTGCGTACGAAACGGTCACCGCCAACAACGGTTCGCTGCCGCTGTTGACGCCGATGTCCGAAGTGGCCGGCCGCCTGGCTCCCCAGGTCGGCGCGCATGCGCTAGAAAAGGCCCAGGGCGGTCGCGGCATTCTGCTGGGCGGCGTCCCGGGCGTACCGGCGGCTGAGGTGGTGATTCTCGGCGGCGGCGTGTCGGGCACGCACGCAGCGACCATTGCCGTCGGCATGGGCGCGAAGGTCACCGTGGTGGATCGCTCGCCCGACGCGCTCAAGCGCCTGGCCACGCAATTCGGTACGTCGATCTCCACCGTGTTCTCGACGCGCGCCGCGCTGGAAGAACTGGTTCCGCGCGCCGACCTGCTGATCGGCACCGTGCTGGTTCCGGGCGCAGCGGCTCCCAAGCTCGTATCGCGCGCGATGGTGCAGACGATGAAGAAGGGCTCGGTGATCGTGGACGTCGCGATCGACCAGGGTGGCTGCGTGGAAACCTCGCACGCCACCACGCACTCCGATCCCACTTACGTGGTCGACGACGTGGTGCATTACTGCGTGGCGAATATGCCGGGCGCCGTGGCGCGCACGTCCACGTTCGCGCTCAACAGCGTGACGCTGCCGTTCACCCTTTCGCTCGCCAACAACGGCTGGAAGAAAGCGCTGTCGCAGGACGTGCATCTACGCAACGGCCTGAACGTCTTCGAAGGCAAGGTCACCTGCGAACCCGTTGCTCAAGCGCACAACCTGCCTTACGTGAAAGCGGAAACTGTGCTCGGCATGTAA
- a CDS encoding general stress protein: protein MTDFKNADTPRNDRSGGRGFAGMDEARQREIARLGGRVAHERGHAHEFSSEEAREAGRKGGETISQNRKHMSAIGQKGGEAVSENREHMAAIGRKGGERSHGGKHAAQAPAKDQGTT, encoded by the coding sequence ATGACAGATTTCAAAAACGCAGACACCCCTCGCAACGATCGCAGCGGCGGACGAGGATTCGCCGGGATGGACGAAGCGCGGCAGCGCGAAATCGCCCGTCTTGGCGGACGCGTAGCGCACGAGCGTGGGCACGCCCACGAATTCAGCTCGGAAGAAGCACGGGAAGCGGGCCGCAAAGGCGGCGAGACCATCAGTCAGAATCGTAAACATATGTCCGCCATCGGTCAGAAAGGCGGCGAAGCCGTCAGCGAAAATCGCGAGCACATGGCCGCCATCGGCCGCAAAGGCGGCGAGCGCAGCCACGGCGGAAAACACGCGGCTCAAGCGCCTGCCAAAGATCAAGGCACGACGTGA
- a CDS encoding Lrp/AsnC family transcriptional regulator yields the protein MNGQKVKFMTTPYPPLDDRDRAILRLLQEDGRLANAELAMQINLSPSACLRRVKLLEERGLISRYVMLLDEKVAGLSGTAFVLVTLDQQGRAALDAFEEAIQKHPEVTECCLLAGAADYMVRVAYADSVDFERIHTEILTQLPGVVRVQSTLALRTVKRTTALPL from the coding sequence ATGAATGGCCAGAAAGTGAAATTTATGACGACTCCGTATCCGCCGCTCGACGATCGCGATCGCGCCATCCTCCGCCTGCTTCAAGAGGACGGCCGCTTGGCCAATGCCGAGCTGGCCATGCAGATCAATCTGTCGCCGTCGGCATGCCTGCGGCGAGTAAAGCTGCTGGAGGAGCGGGGGCTGATTTCCCGCTATGTGATGCTGTTGGACGAAAAAGTGGCAGGTCTATCGGGCACTGCCTTTGTGCTGGTGACGCTGGATCAACAAGGCCGCGCCGCATTGGATGCGTTCGAGGAAGCCATCCAAAAACACCCGGAGGTCACCGAATGCTGTCTTTTGGCTGGCGCAGCGGACTACATGGTGCGCGTCGCCTACGCCGATTCGGTCGACTTTGAACGCATCCATACAGAGATCCTTACGCAGCTGCCGGGCGTGGTACGCGTGCAGTCGACCTTGGCGTTGCGAACAGTGAAACGGACCACAGCGCTGCCGCTGTAG
- a CDS encoding alpha/beta hydrolase, translated as MKLWAIALCLLIACVSAQAATTVWQPTAGHTQVPIWPGVAPDLQPMPGPEYGETSKGLIASKTAFAEHNVSQPTMTVYSPTGKNTGAAVVVIPGGGFEILAMDLEGTEVCDWLTSRGITCVLLKYRVPGKPYDWHCDCRPHNHELSVPSLQDTQRTLRLVRFHAAQWHIDPHKIGVLGFSAGGYLVAEASTNFNHTLYAPIDAADKESSRPDFAVAVYPGHLVTDDGVFNTNVPVSHDTPPTFLVQAEDDYVDGVDQSLSYYIALKKAGVPAEMHLYAQGGHAFGLRHTKLPITDWPKLVDVWLRTIGVVTD; from the coding sequence ATGAAGCTGTGGGCTATCGCTCTGTGTTTATTGATCGCATGCGTAAGCGCGCAGGCGGCCACCACCGTTTGGCAGCCGACTGCCGGACATACGCAGGTACCGATCTGGCCTGGAGTCGCGCCCGATCTGCAGCCCATGCCGGGGCCGGAATATGGCGAGACGTCCAAAGGCCTGATCGCCAGCAAGACGGCGTTCGCCGAACACAACGTGTCGCAACCCACCATGACGGTGTATTCGCCCACCGGGAAAAACACCGGCGCCGCCGTGGTGGTGATACCCGGCGGCGGATTCGAAATTCTGGCGATGGATCTTGAAGGCACCGAAGTGTGCGACTGGCTCACGTCGCGGGGTATCACCTGTGTCTTGTTGAAATACCGCGTTCCCGGCAAACCTTACGATTGGCATTGCGATTGTCGCCCGCACAACCACGAGCTATCGGTGCCGTCGTTGCAGGATACGCAACGAACGCTGCGTTTGGTGCGCTTTCATGCCGCGCAATGGCATATCGATCCGCACAAGATTGGCGTGCTCGGATTTTCCGCTGGCGGTTATCTGGTCGCGGAAGCCAGCACGAATTTCAATCACACGTTATACGCACCGATCGACGCGGCCGATAAAGAAAGCAGTCGTCCGGATTTTGCCGTTGCGGTGTATCCGGGGCATCTCGTGACCGACGATGGCGTATTCAATACCAACGTTCCGGTTTCCCACGACACACCGCCGACATTTTTAGTGCAAGCCGAAGACGACTATGTCGACGGTGTGGATCAATCGCTGAGTTACTACATCGCACTCAAGAAAGCAGGCGTGCCGGCAGAGATGCATTTGTACGCGCAGGGCGGCCACGCGTTTGGATTGCGTCACACGAAACTCCCGATTACCGATTGGCCGAAGCTGGTAGACGTGTGGTTACGAACGATTGGCGTGGTGACGGACTAA